ATAACATAAGTAATacataataattaagtaaattaattacaatattttttaaacttatattcttTTTATACTCTTATTTTTGAATgatattacttaattattatttgattaaaaaaaaataaaaactaatcaTGACACACACAAATGTCAAAATTATGAGTTTGAGTTTGACACAAAGAAAAAGCAAATGTGGTCAAGCCATGCGAATGCTTCTCGTCCTGGGCCCAACCCTCCTTGCCTTTTTCCCCTCCTTTCTCTCCCCCCGGTTTCACGCTTGTCCAAcaactttttaaatattttttaaattttattttttaaattatttctcttttatttttgtctCACCCGCGcctattagattaccactttatctaaaaacttaagctaataggttgtgagccaacaatataGATCAatctttaacactcccccgcaaaGTGAAACAcaataaacacaataaaataaatacGAACAACAAAATTAGAATCCAGAACCTCCTAATAATCAACTCTTATACCATGATAGATTagcactttacctaaaaacttaaactaATAGGTTGttgggccaataatgtatattaAGTTTTAGTAAGTCCCACTAAATTTCCTTATCAATCTATTAGAAAATTAttcttataaatatcttttttttttattagacaAAATTTAAACATTCCAACGTTAATGAGTTTCTCTTTTTGTGGAGTTGTCTTTTTACAAAATcgtttgtatctttttgacaaacaaAACTAGAATCCAGAACTTCATAGTAACCAACTCTGATATCATACTTTACCTAAAAACCTAAATTAATATGTTGTGGGGCCAATagtgtatatcaagctttaataggCCCCACTAAATTCCCTTGTTAATCTTTTGGAAAATTATTcttatgaatattttttatttttattagacAAAATTTAAACATTCTAACATTAATGAATTTCTCTCTTTGTGAAGTTGtaaaacaacaataacaaaatcaACTTTAGTCTCATTAGGTGAGGTCggttatatgaatattttttccccaatttatgcgattatgaaCCATtttttttgatagattcaaatatattaaattttactCATTTTCTCCTcgcaagttattttaggtttaccccaaCCCTTTCTTTGTAGAATTGTCTTTTTACAAAATTGTTTATATCTTTTTGACAGAgtttcctaaaatttttaaaatcttaaaagatattttttaaaaaaaattatttcctttGTTATCAAATCTTATTTTGtcttaataataacaataatagtatcCCAAAGCCATGTGAAACACGTTGCACTGCATGCATGCGGATGTCACGTGCATCCTAATATCCGTTTAAGACAACCTCCTCTTGTTTTTAAAAACATAAATGTATGTAATTGATGTTGATCcgaattttttcttaaaattgtTCGGTTGGGGATAGCACTTTTTCAAAAAATGCGATGTCAATCATGTTCATTTTTAGATCATCGGTAAAAATAGATGGAGCCTGCCGAGTGCTTTTCCGCACAGACATCGATCGGGAATATAGAGCTTCAGAAATTTCTACTTCTACAAAAAATGTCCAACGTGTTTGGGACTCCAATCACCGACGACTACATAAAGGGATTGCCGAACGCTCCGAGTGACATAACGGCGGCGGTTAGGGCGCAATACGCCATGGACTACATCAACGAGGGCAACAAGAACGTCGACGCTCAGACCTTCGTCGACAACCTCAAAGCCCAGTACGGAAACGGAATAACCTGCCGTGCGGCGTTTTACAACGCCACCGGTGGCACCCTCACCTTCTTCAACGACCACGACTACCACGGCCACATCGGCGCATCCCCTTATCCCCTCAAGTTGGAGAATGGCCAGTGGGGTTTCTCCACGTCCACCCAACCGCCTCCATGGCTGGTTCTTCCGCCGCGGCCGTCTACAGTGGCGTGAACGGAAGTGGAGAGGGCCGCGACTGGATGATGGCTTGGTCCATCCCTTACATAGGGAGCAACCACGtaagcaattaattaattaattgaattgcCATTTTCCCCCACATCCATTTtgcactttaaatttaaatttgtgttaatttcaaattttaatataaatttatactataatttatttaaattcatacataTGTAAATTAATGACttgaaaaatctaaaatttcaaatattaaacaacaatttatgatatattttttttattttttgaaataagggTGTCTGAAATCTTTTGGATACTTAGATAATTCACGAGGATAATGAGTCTGTCTTAAATATCAATATATTATCTCAAATAGAAAGTTGCAACATTCACTTCATTTAACCAAGAGAGTATTGAGTTTACTAGTTAGTCTTGGGAACCAATTTATGATGATTTATTGTAAACTATTAAataattgatattttttttttcttaaatagtTTAACTCTTTAAAATAAATGGTTTCTAGCATGTCAAGGGCATCTtagaaattctttttttttttttaaattaatagtgtgagaatatatatatataaagaggaTTCTCTCTTTGGTATCATCTTTTTAAAAATTGTCAATTTTATCCTTATAACTACTAATGattattccaaaaatatttttttaactacCCCCAACTATCCCACTATacctttataattatttttataccaTATAGGAGATTCTACTTTTGATGTCATCTtttaaaaatgtcaaatttattcctataactaataattattatttcaaaatattcctttAACTATGCACAACTATTCCAAAATAACCTTATAACTATGTCAAAATTTATCTCCATAATTGCGCCATAATATTTGTATAATTATCTACAATAATCCGAAATTAtccttatactatttaattttttgttatcCTAGAGGCACATAGTACATGTTCATGACTAGTAGTAATAATAGAAGTTGAATAAATATACTTTACCATgattataaacatatattatccGAAAAGTGCATTTGAATGAGAAATTATACAGGAGTCCTTCCCTTCCATGTGTTGTCTATTTCCTTAATATTAGACATGTGACAAATTAgtcatatattcattaatatgaAAAGAGACCCATTTTTAGTGTGTAATTAAGGAAGCAGGTAGTCAACTAATGTTTAATTTATTGTGCGTGTGCAGTCCTATACCGAGGTACGTGAATCTGGACATTATGATGATTCTAAGGATGTTTGGGGTGTCATTTTTGACAAAATGGGTTACTCTGGACACAAAGCGGGAGATACTTGGGGTGGATGCAAGTCACAAGCGATAATTGGTGAAAGCACTTCACCAGCATATACTGCAACATTCACTTTAGAAGATGTTACACTCGTGGATGGCATAGCTTGATAATTGGTTTGCGCCTATGCAAATCAACTGTTTAATTATTATGTGATATTAGGTTGTGTGTATACCTATAATCACACAATCTATAATGAAATAATCTATAATAATCTATAGCGCTATTTTCTATAGCCTATTGTGATGTAATAAATAAAGCTTTCAGTTGTTGCACTTATATGTGGTCTCTTtaatatgaaaatgcatgcatgaacaatattataataaataaaaagatgcgttgattaattaattacttgGTAAATCAATTTTTTGAAGTACATActttaatttcttcttcttaaatGCATCAATATTTCATTGGGAAGGGATAAATTTATACAAATGATTACAAAGATTTAATCAAAAGGTATTACTAGGTATACTAGGTGTATACACCAAAATCAATATTATTTCACTATGAGCACATAAAAATAGCTCTAAGGTGGGAATTCCAGCCACTAACGAGCCTTTTTGTAATAACTCCAAAAagagatatagaagattagtgaaatgatttcaaaaaaataaaaaataaaaaaaaattaaattaaattaaattaaaattaatatatttaaaatattaatcggattttaaaaaaaggaaaaaaaataatcaaaatttttttttattttaattaataaaatatattatgattaatattaattaaatattattattattattactctcctGAAGCATCTAGCTTCAAgaggtttgttttattttgttttgttttcttcttttctttctttctttcttcttcttcttcttcttcttcttcttctgtcctGCACGCAGacagactctctctctcctctcattctctctccatctcttctcgatttcgtgacgaattttcgcTGGATCGAAAATtgaaagataccactggactccattctccgctgctaTCATTTTTACCAGAGTGGATtagtggtaggagtggcgtaaaCGTATCTCTTGAAGTAAGtcaatttcctctttttctttaatttcttacaaattataagtctgattgatgaacggacaccaccacgagaatttagggacgattctctacaagtctagtgggatgaAATTCTCGTGGAATCGTCGTGggaaaaaccccaaatttggggtacgggggttatttaggggcttatttttaattaattaggattaatttagaaatgctcaaatattgagcatctggagttgaagtaggatttcaaAATTTAGGACCTGGGTGAgggccgcgggtataattttgggacacGCAAGCAAAATTCTGAAAATTAAGTGAGggttttaaatattagtttaaaatttaatttgtaGTACATAGAGCCTAGGGatttagggaaggttagatgggtattattttggagaaataggttaattaatctgggaaaaatgtaaattacaaGAGTTGAATTTTGGGTACCAAGGGCGTAAGATTTGGGTTCTAataagactctcagtaagccaggtaagtggaataaattataacagtatttttagaattaccgtttgaattaatatatgaaaatgtgcatattgtattttgcctgaaaattattatgatacaaatatcagataaattgtgtggcatttgagtaatattaatttatgaTGCTTTGGAGATTGAAACTAATATAtaatgaatattagatgaaaattgtgtggcacatgacatgtgttgaaaaatgtgaaatataatgatgggtattttatgtgaaaatattgaaatgtgaatgattgatgtgattagtgaaaaataatgaaatgtggtatttatttgtgagtgaaattatttgcatgagaaatgagtttgtataaATTAccaatatgagtattttgaaaaaaatgtgaaaatacgtgaaatatgatatatattattacgagatgatgaaatgtgcacagaaagtgatgagaatatttatgttgaactgaattatgatatactgaaatatgattgatggaatgtcaataccgcataatgattgcgggtatgtggtagtgaaccttgatggatggttatgatattaagCGTGGTACCGTTACtatggtgttagtgcaaccacggGGACTCTtgaagcgtgtggcgtgatagtcgactatgccattttgtagggttgttgggccccctaagtccggatcagggcCATAGGCtggctagtcgtactacagacgcgatatgtgatatgctactttgatctaaccaggtcggccatCCGCAGTTAAATccagccttcaagccgcacaactttgaccatgggaggaagcacggtgtggatagaaagatccttagggtggccatgagttacagacgtgatgttggtatttgataccaaagATACTCATAAGccaaaaaataaaatggaaatggaaagtgaaagaatgataaaaatggctaaaatgagaaatgaaaaaaagaacgaaaattgagaaatagagaatgataaaattgagaaatgaaactttgtgaattaataatataaataattgagacgaagtgaaactctccgcctgagggcttactgagtaaggtgggtGCCTatgtatcagatgtggtcatacctgactgcataacgtgttaggatagagagaagctacctgtatggacgggtaatcttccctattctcgggaacttcacggataattatgtgttgaaaatattgaatttaagaaatggttttaaagcttataaaagcttgtgttgtatatctatatgagtatgagaatgtatatatgagtgtattttcttagatgaaacaatggtttgaaaagtaaagtgtattataattgaactcatatgaccacacactgtaaataatttattccttcttactaagacgTGTCTCAtataaattatctaaattttttagggaacagggatatatcgggtgatagagcttcgtgatcataaggagctgggaccctgatacacacagggtgagtttttggtggactagggaggtgtgattccctagggctgtattgtttttgggtttgagatagtattgtgtatatgagtatgttgatactctgagtattgtattttggatgatataaatatactttctttcgctgttaggttatataaatgaaATAACTTTGTACCCGgaacccaatgcgggtcgggtcatatggtTGGTAATAaggttgttgacgtgaccgatttatggatgttgtcgatgacgtgtaaaatatttatttattattattaaaaaaaattggtacgaaaatCAGGACGTCataatttggtatcaaagcctaggttgataggttctgtagactttagtagacagcgaaatacaataccagagtataggaataaattttgaaagaaattggagatgggtagattgaaatgtgagttagtgattgttagaggatgaggtgagaaattaggattctatcttgcggcctagaggcaggagtactggggttgtttctgtgtttttcctgaggtgacgatttcagggaaaccatggatactatcgctgggtcttgtttctgagtggtaggactgaatcttaaatagggattagggatgtggagataaatggtcatagaagagtaatttatgagttatagcggtgtatgggttgtgtgatagtaattgtatgttgAAATTAGTTctccctttgcaggatggatctg
This genomic stretch from Malania oleifera isolate guangnan ecotype guangnan chromosome 3, ASM2987363v1, whole genome shotgun sequence harbors:
- the LOC131151546 gene encoding 23 kDa jasmonate-induced protein-like, coding for MEPAECFSAQTSIGNIELQKFLLLQKMSNVFGTPITDDYIKGLPNAPSDITAAVRAQYAMDYINEGNKNVDAQTFVDNLKAQYGNGITCRAAFYNATGGTLTFFNDHDYHGHIGASPYPLKLENGQWGFSTSTQPPPWLVLPPRPSTVA